From a region of the Salinispira pacifica genome:
- a CDS encoding ABC transporter permease, protein MRSNIPLRSFRAMVKARTMEFVRDRGTFFWNLLFPFLLVFGFSFAFSGNPEGIFTVGTLGQPPENYTFLETEGIDRIDYDERDERLDSAVERLRRHQIDMLLDFDNQTYYVNREAQGSQLLLELFSGFQSSSPHPPLNSATVSGEPIRYVDWLVPGVIGMNMMFSCLFGVGFVLVRYRKNGVLKRMKATPVSALNFVSAQAASRLMIVIITSIAVFAGTNIFLNFMMNGSYFNLLLITTLAILCMIALGLVFASRIKSEELAGGLLNLVTFPMLILSGVFFSLENAPAFVGTVAKVFPLTHFIDGARAIMLDGAGLLEILPNILYLGGLTLVFLVLASFLFKWE, encoded by the coding sequence ATGAGGTCCAATATCCCTCTACGATCATTTAGAGCAATGGTAAAAGCCAGAACCATGGAATTCGTCCGTGACAGGGGAACATTTTTCTGGAATTTGCTCTTTCCTTTTTTACTGGTTTTCGGATTTTCCTTCGCATTCTCCGGTAACCCCGAGGGAATATTCACCGTCGGAACTCTGGGACAGCCGCCGGAAAATTACACGTTTCTGGAAACAGAAGGTATTGACCGGATAGATTACGATGAGCGGGACGAACGTCTGGATTCGGCAGTTGAACGGCTGCGCCGGCATCAAATAGATATGCTCCTGGACTTCGATAATCAGACCTATTATGTGAACCGGGAAGCACAGGGCAGCCAGCTTCTGCTGGAGCTGTTCTCCGGATTTCAGAGCAGTTCTCCCCACCCGCCTCTGAATTCCGCCACCGTTTCCGGTGAACCCATCCGCTACGTGGACTGGCTGGTTCCCGGAGTGATCGGGATGAACATGATGTTCAGCTGTCTCTTCGGCGTGGGCTTCGTGCTGGTGCGGTACCGGAAAAACGGGGTGTTGAAACGGATGAAGGCAACTCCGGTTTCGGCCCTGAATTTCGTCTCCGCTCAGGCTGCTTCACGACTGATGATCGTAATCATCACATCTATTGCAGTTTTCGCCGGAACCAATATCTTTCTCAATTTCATGATGAACGGAAGCTACTTCAACCTTCTGCTTATCACCACCCTGGCCATTCTCTGTATGATTGCTTTAGGGCTTGTATTTGCATCCCGGATTAAAAGCGAAGAGCTGGCAGGAGGCTTGCTGAACCTGGTAACCTTCCCCATGCTGATTCTTTCCGGGGTGTTTTTCAGTCTGGAAAATGCTCCGGCATTTGTGGGAACCGTGGCCAAAGTTTTTCCTCTGACCCATTTCATAGACGGAGCCCGGGCCATCATGCTGGACGGAGCCGGCCTGCTGGAAATACTTCCGAATATACTGTATCTGGGAGGGCTGACCCTGGTTTTTCTCGTCCTGGCCTCATTCCTTTTCAAGTGGGAGTAA
- a CDS encoding sensor domain-containing diguanylate cyclase — protein sequence MDCADKYDFSFDIHCLIDKMRDVGLFIHDQRAGRVYPNRMWESWGYTDEDMKDFGFIDLVHPEDLKVVQLQLDHLHVDDSAFKSVLFRIRTKSGEWRWIHSTSLIVQRDDQGAVASYVGFDYDLTDEIHARMQAEKSARELRTIHSVGQIISSRLDLNRTIEAILEQAAQVFDFNSASVQILVEEELIILGGMGFQRGEDSIRGIRFPIPGNNPNTRVIQTRSSVVINEKLADSYPRFREIANRDTRHWLGVPLIFADEVLGMITFDRCDEGPFTSDDRRLAELYATQVSIALNNSQQYEELKQRSITDSLTHAFTRRWMQELLSEQLPLSRRHGYPLSVVMFDIDDFKNVNDQNGHLFGDEVLKQVVFSVRDVLRQGDSLCRYGGEEFLAILPHSSESEAADVGERMRKAVEKNPEAGVTVSLGCAELEHSDGTDSSSLIFRADQALLASKAMGKNRVCRFTLLPLEKE from the coding sequence GTGGACTGCGCCGACAAATATGACTTCAGCTTCGACATTCATTGCCTCATAGATAAAATGAGGGATGTGGGATTGTTTATCCATGATCAGCGTGCCGGCCGCGTGTATCCCAACCGGATGTGGGAGAGCTGGGGCTATACAGATGAAGATATGAAAGATTTCGGCTTTATTGATCTGGTCCACCCCGAAGATCTGAAAGTTGTGCAGCTTCAGCTTGATCATCTTCATGTTGATGACAGCGCATTCAAATCTGTATTGTTTCGCATCCGTACCAAATCCGGAGAATGGCGGTGGATTCATTCCACAAGTCTGATCGTTCAGCGTGATGATCAAGGGGCCGTGGCTTCATATGTGGGCTTCGATTATGACCTCACCGACGAAATTCATGCCCGGATGCAGGCCGAAAAGTCGGCCCGGGAGCTGCGCACCATTCATTCGGTGGGGCAGATCATCAGTTCCCGTCTGGATTTAAACAGGACCATAGAGGCAATTCTGGAGCAGGCGGCACAGGTATTTGACTTCAACAGCGCTTCGGTGCAGATTCTTGTTGAGGAAGAGTTGATAATACTGGGAGGAATGGGGTTTCAGCGAGGCGAAGATTCTATCCGGGGAATCCGGTTTCCCATACCCGGCAACAATCCGAACACCCGGGTCATCCAGACACGGAGTTCTGTGGTGATCAATGAGAAACTGGCCGACAGCTATCCCCGGTTCAGAGAAATTGCAAATAGGGACACCAGGCACTGGCTGGGTGTACCCCTGATTTTTGCAGACGAGGTGCTGGGGATGATCACATTTGACCGTTGTGATGAAGGCCCGTTCACCTCCGACGACCGCCGGCTGGCGGAGCTCTATGCAACCCAGGTTTCAATTGCGCTGAATAATTCACAGCAGTATGAGGAATTGAAACAACGAAGCATTACCGATTCCCTGACCCATGCGTTTACCCGCAGGTGGATGCAGGAGCTTCTTTCAGAACAGCTTCCCCTCTCCAGGCGCCACGGATATCCTCTTTCTGTGGTGATGTTTGATATTGACGACTTTAAGAATGTTAATGATCAGAATGGCCATCTGTTCGGTGATGAGGTCCTGAAACAGGTGGTTTTCTCGGTGCGGGATGTACTCAGGCAGGGTGATAGCCTCTGCAGATACGGAGGAGAAGAGTTTCTGGCCATACTGCCCCACAGCAGTGAGTCGGAGGCCGCGGACGTGGGGGAACGGATGCGCAAAGCGGTGGAGAAGAACCCGGAAGCAGGGGTCACAGTCTCTCTGGGTTGTGCGGAGCTTGAACACAGCGATGGAACTGACAGCAGCAGCCTGATCTTCAGGGCAGACCAGGCCCTGCTTGCTTCCAAAGCCATGGGAAAGAACCGGGTATGCCGGTTTACATTACTCCCACTTGAAAAGGAATGA
- a CDS encoding DUF6567 family protein produces MKKATRFFVIPLLLIVLLASCTSTNLTTNKTGWSDYAEILSKDYEVVGHIRVEATETKTVSPLGFNTTIEGNTITYDQLIAAAMEIGADDVINVRIDVLEEGNTSPFQWLTGHTKVYTYYANGLAIRYTEPLAEGVPTLGHSKEDLPGSSFGFELPFSVPFF; encoded by the coding sequence ATGAAAAAGGCAACACGTTTTTTTGTTATACCCCTGCTGCTCATAGTACTGCTGGCAAGCTGTACAAGCACCAATCTAACCACCAATAAAACCGGATGGTCGGATTATGCGGAAATTTTGAGCAAGGATTATGAGGTGGTAGGTCATATCAGGGTGGAAGCCACGGAAACCAAAACCGTTTCTCCCCTGGGTTTCAATACCACCATCGAAGGGAATACCATCACCTACGACCAGCTCATCGCAGCTGCAATGGAAATCGGTGCGGACGATGTAATCAACGTGCGGATTGATGTACTTGAAGAGGGTAATACCAGCCCGTTCCAGTGGCTGACCGGCCATACCAAGGTGTATACCTATTATGCCAACGGCCTTGCGATCCGCTACACCGAGCCGCTCGCCGAAGGAGTTCCAACTTTGGGCCATTCCAAGGAAGATCTTCCCGGAAGCTCTTTCGGATTTGAACTTCCCTTCTCAGTACCCTTCTTCTAA
- the leuD gene encoding 3-isopropylmalate dehydratase small subunit, whose translation MKNIETIQGRAVPVSGNDIDTDRIIPARFLKEITFSRMGNYPFYDERYDSSGKPTKDHPFNRDEYQGANILFANSNFGCGSSREHAPQSLVRWGIRAIVAESFAEIFAGNCIMLGTPVVTASAEDIERLQRHAAEEPGEEYVLDIREGTIRYGNTSVEVSMPESRRSALLEGTWDSTSLLMSNADAVKHTHERLSRQFI comes from the coding sequence ATGAAGAACATTGAAACAATTCAGGGAAGGGCCGTACCGGTGTCGGGAAATGATATAGATACCGACCGGATTATCCCCGCCAGATTTCTTAAGGAAATCACCTTCAGTCGGATGGGCAACTATCCGTTTTATGATGAACGCTACGATTCGTCGGGCAAACCCACAAAGGATCATCCGTTCAACCGGGACGAATATCAGGGGGCGAACATTCTTTTTGCAAATTCCAATTTCGGCTGCGGAAGTTCCCGGGAACATGCCCCCCAGAGTCTGGTGCGCTGGGGCATCCGTGCCATTGTGGCTGAAAGCTTCGCCGAAATTTTCGCTGGAAACTGCATAATGCTGGGAACACCCGTGGTCACAGCCTCAGCCGAAGATATTGAGCGCCTGCAGCGGCATGCTGCTGAAGAGCCGGGCGAGGAGTATGTACTGGATATCCGTGAGGGAACCATCCGCTACGGTAATACCTCTGTGGAAGTTTCTATGCCCGAAAGCCGGCGCAGTGCACTTCTGGAGGGAACCTGGGACAGTACTTCTCTGCTCATGTCCAACGCCGATGCGGTGAAGCATACCCATGAACGCCTTTCAAGGCAGTTTATCTGA
- the leuC gene encoding 3-isopropylmalate dehydratase large subunit, producing the protein MAERTLYNKIWENNRVAELPTGQTQLFIGLHMIHEVTSPQAFDMLRERGLKVAYPQRTFATMDHIVPTHSHQRPFADGQAESMMQAIENNTKDYSIQFFNFQSGKQGVVHVVGPELGLTRPGMTIACGDSHTSTHGAFGALAFGIGTSQVRDVLASQCLAMDELKVRRIEIHGKLGTGVTPKDVALFIINRLGVKGGIGFVYEYAGEVFDSMSMEGRMTVCNMSIEGGARAGYVNPDETTFAYLKGREYAPRGADWDKAVENWKEYASDQDAVYDEVVRFHASEIEPMVTWGVTPGQSVGIHQNLPEPSAMTNDGERRSAELAYSHMKLSPGQKPSEIAIDVAFIGSCTNGRIEDLRAAAEVLKGRKVDPAVHAFVVPGSMQVRKQAMDEGLDKIFTAAGFEWREAGCSMCLAMNPDQLKGDQISASSSNRNFIGRQGSATGRTLLMSPAMVAAAACNGRVSDIRDFNPMGEALAG; encoded by the coding sequence ATGGCAGAACGTACCCTTTACAATAAAATCTGGGAAAATAACCGGGTGGCCGAATTGCCCACCGGACAGACCCAGCTGTTTATCGGACTTCATATGATTCATGAAGTGACCAGTCCACAGGCTTTTGATATGCTCAGGGAGCGGGGACTGAAGGTGGCGTATCCTCAGCGGACATTTGCCACCATGGATCATATAGTGCCCACCCACAGCCATCAGCGTCCCTTCGCCGACGGGCAGGCAGAAAGCATGATGCAGGCCATCGAGAATAACACCAAGGATTACAGCATCCAGTTTTTTAACTTCCAGAGCGGAAAACAGGGGGTGGTACATGTTGTGGGTCCGGAACTGGGCCTAACAAGACCCGGAATGACCATTGCCTGCGGTGATTCCCATACATCAACTCACGGAGCCTTCGGTGCCCTGGCGTTTGGAATCGGAACCAGCCAGGTTCGTGATGTTCTTGCCTCCCAGTGTCTGGCAATGGATGAATTGAAAGTTCGCCGTATCGAAATACACGGAAAGCTGGGAACAGGGGTTACTCCCAAGGACGTTGCGCTGTTTATCATCAACCGCCTGGGCGTCAAAGGAGGAATCGGTTTTGTCTATGAGTATGCCGGTGAAGTCTTCGATTCCATGAGCATGGAAGGACGGATGACCGTTTGTAACATGTCCATTGAAGGAGGCGCCCGTGCAGGGTATGTGAACCCCGATGAAACCACCTTCGCATACCTGAAAGGCAGGGAATACGCCCCCCGGGGAGCCGACTGGGACAAGGCGGTTGAAAACTGGAAAGAGTATGCATCGGATCAGGATGCCGTCTACGATGAAGTGGTCCGCTTCCATGCATCTGAAATAGAACCCATGGTTACATGGGGGGTCACTCCGGGGCAAAGCGTCGGCATTCATCAGAATTTGCCGGAACCTTCGGCAATGACTAATGACGGTGAACGGCGGTCTGCTGAGCTTGCCTATTCCCATATGAAGCTCAGTCCCGGTCAGAAACCCTCGGAAATAGCCATAGATGTGGCATTTATCGGGAGCTGTACCAACGGCAGAATAGAAGATCTCCGGGCAGCCGCCGAAGTGCTCAAGGGCAGGAAAGTGGATCCTGCTGTGCATGCATTTGTGGTTCCCGGCTCCATGCAGGTGAGAAAGCAGGCAATGGATGAAGGTTTGGATAAAATCTTCACCGCTGCGGGTTTTGAATGGAGGGAGGCCGGCTGTTCCATGTGCCTGGCAATGAATCCCGATCAGTTGAAAGGGGATCAGATATCTGCGAGTTCCTCCAACCGGAACTTTATCGGACGGCAGGGCAGCGCCACAGGAAGAACCCTGCTTATGTCTCCCGCCATGGTGGCTGCCGCAGCATGCAATGGCCGGGTGAGCGACATTCGTGACTTCAATCCCATGGGTGAGGCCCTGGCCGGATAA
- a CDS encoding LysR family transcriptional regulator has protein sequence MEMHQIRYFLGVQREHSFTRAAGLCHVSQPSLSAQIRKLEEELGGELFERSRKRIRLTARGELFLQYALEVEQRTEELWGAIQDFDNTGTGKIALGCLPTTGAHVLPPLLTEFSRTHPDVKIQLQEGSSPALAQALLDFDIDLAILDEAGLKPGLQSTPLFQEPLYIALPGNHHLSTKTDLQLEDLKNESFILMRKTHGFHSIVISALRDRGVEPHVVYESSEIETVQSLVEAGLGISLVPRMVCSNRNICYRSGGKSAPSRTLLLAWRKSYRPPPAAQAFSELSASLLARRFGGEE, from the coding sequence ATGGAAATGCATCAAATCAGATATTTTCTTGGGGTGCAGCGGGAACACTCGTTTACCCGGGCAGCCGGATTGTGCCATGTGTCCCAGCCCTCTTTATCTGCGCAAATCCGCAAGCTTGAAGAGGAACTCGGGGGCGAGCTTTTTGAGCGAAGCCGGAAAAGAATCCGGCTCACCGCCAGGGGGGAACTGTTTCTTCAATATGCTCTGGAAGTGGAACAGAGGACGGAGGAACTTTGGGGCGCAATTCAGGATTTCGATAATACCGGAACCGGAAAGATCGCACTGGGGTGTCTCCCAACCACCGGAGCTCACGTACTTCCCCCGCTGCTCACGGAGTTTTCCCGCACTCATCCTGATGTAAAAATTCAGCTTCAGGAGGGATCCAGCCCTGCTCTGGCCCAGGCTCTCCTGGATTTCGACATTGACCTTGCAATTCTGGATGAAGCGGGCCTCAAACCCGGCCTGCAATCCACCCCCCTGTTCCAGGAACCCCTCTACATCGCCCTGCCCGGCAATCATCATCTTTCAACCAAAACAGATCTTCAGCTGGAAGATCTGAAAAATGAGAGTTTTATCCTTATGCGGAAGACACACGGATTTCACAGCATTGTCATATCAGCTTTACGAGACCGAGGCGTGGAACCCCATGTGGTGTATGAAAGCAGCGAAATTGAAACCGTTCAGTCCCTGGTTGAAGCAGGTCTGGGGATCTCTCTGGTTCCGCGGATGGTCTGCAGCAACCGGAATATCTGTTACCGATCCGGGGGAAAATCGGCCCCTTCCAGAACCCTGCTTCTTGCCTGGCGGAAAAGCTATCGACCTCCCCCTGCCGCCCAGGCTTTTTCGGAACTTTCCGCCAGCCTGCTGGCCCGTAGATTCGGAGGAGAGGAATAA
- a CDS encoding glycoside hydrolase family 13 protein produces MKMNPNDWWKHGVIYQIYPRSFQDSDGDGTGDLPGIISRLDYLQWLGIDGIWLSPIFPSPMRDFGYDIRDYRNIDPVFGSLNDFDQLVEEAHQRNIRIILDLVLNHSSSDHAWFRESMKSPDGEKSDWYIWHPGKKFLGFRRPPNNWRAAFGGRAWTWNRLRKSYYLHLFLKEQPDFNWRSPELREELMNIARYWLERGADGFRLDVINYIVKDKQFRSNPYRIRKAPPRFHDQQDHVYDRNQPESHTYLKEFRSIMDEYPGSMLVGEVYPNEGVSEPRYPAEYQGSGGDELHMAFNFSFMYAEFNASDFRKKLMDWYEVLGEERWPSHVFSNHDQSRAITRLCGNSRTKAALLGGIALTQKGTPFLYYGEEIGMTNGRIPGSLIQDPLGKKYWPFHPGRDPERTPMQWDGSPHAGFSTAEPWLPVNPDHAGLNVEREMQDPSSLLHWYRKLIQLRRNIPALHRGSIIFPSSPVRDNILIYFRQDGDQSYLAAANFSGEERAVDRISFPGEFRDRGLRQILASHSLGSDPVGDSGDSAFPHHAPILRPYEFALYELEN; encoded by the coding sequence ATGAAAATGAATCCAAACGATTGGTGGAAGCACGGAGTCATCTACCAGATTTATCCCCGAAGTTTTCAGGACAGCGACGGTGACGGCACCGGAGATCTGCCGGGCATCATCTCACGTCTGGATTATTTACAGTGGTTAGGAATAGACGGCATATGGCTTTCCCCCATTTTTCCATCTCCCATGCGGGATTTCGGCTATGATATCCGGGATTACCGGAACATAGATCCCGTCTTCGGATCTCTGAACGATTTTGATCAACTGGTCGAAGAAGCCCATCAGCGGAATATCAGGATAATACTGGATCTGGTACTGAATCACAGCAGCAGCGATCATGCCTGGTTTCGTGAATCCATGAAGTCACCGGATGGAGAAAAATCGGACTGGTATATCTGGCATCCCGGGAAAAAGTTCCTGGGATTCCGCAGACCTCCCAACAACTGGAGAGCCGCCTTCGGCGGAAGGGCATGGACCTGGAACCGGCTGCGGAAAAGCTATTATCTGCATCTGTTTCTCAAGGAACAGCCGGATTTCAACTGGAGAAGCCCGGAGCTCAGAGAGGAATTGATGAACATCGCCAGGTACTGGCTGGAACGGGGGGCAGACGGATTCCGCCTGGACGTTATCAATTATATTGTGAAGGACAAGCAGTTCAGATCCAACCCCTATCGTATTCGCAAAGCGCCCCCCAGATTTCACGATCAGCAGGATCATGTCTACGACAGAAATCAGCCGGAAAGCCATACATACCTGAAAGAATTCCGCAGCATAATGGATGAATACCCCGGCAGCATGCTGGTGGGGGAAGTGTACCCGAATGAAGGGGTCAGTGAGCCCCGGTACCCGGCGGAATACCAGGGCAGCGGCGGAGATGAGCTTCACATGGCGTTCAACTTCTCGTTTATGTACGCAGAATTCAATGCCTCAGACTTCCGGAAGAAACTCATGGATTGGTATGAGGTGCTTGGGGAGGAACGCTGGCCGTCCCATGTTTTCAGCAATCATGACCAAAGCCGTGCCATCACACGGCTGTGCGGAAATTCCCGGACCAAAGCTGCGCTTCTCGGGGGTATTGCTCTCACCCAGAAAGGTACGCCCTTCCTGTACTACGGGGAAGAAATTGGAATGACAAACGGCAGAATCCCCGGATCCTTGATTCAGGATCCCCTTGGAAAAAAGTACTGGCCATTTCATCCAGGCCGGGACCCGGAACGTACTCCCATGCAATGGGACGGCAGCCCACATGCAGGATTCTCAACCGCCGAGCCCTGGCTGCCGGTGAACCCGGACCACGCCGGCCTGAACGTGGAGAGGGAAATGCAGGATCCTTCGTCTCTTCTTCATTGGTACCGGAAACTGATACAGCTTCGGCGCAATATTCCTGCTCTTCACCGGGGCAGCATCATATTCCCCTCTTCACCGGTCAGGGACAATATTCTGATCTACTTCCGGCAGGATGGAGATCAAAGCTACCTGGCAGCAGCGAATTTTTCCGGGGAGGAACGTGCGGTGGACAGGATATCTTTCCCCGGAGAGTTCAGGGATAGGGGCTTGCGGCAGATACTGGCTTCACACTCATTGGGCTCAGATCCGGTGGGAGACAGCGGGGACTCGGCATTTCCTCATCATGCTCCCATTCTCCGCCCCTATGAGTTTGCCCTGTATGAGCTCGAAAACTGA